The genomic region CGCGGCGCGTGGCCTGACCCGCGCGGTGCCAACCGGTCCCTCCACCGTGCGGGCCGGCCGCCTTCGGCGGCGCTGACGGCGGGTGAGACCCGTCCCGGCCCAGGGATGCCGGGACGGGTCCGCCCGTCCGCCTCACGCCGCCTCATCCGCCGCAGCGCGCAACGCCCACAGCGCGATGCCGGCCGCCACGGAGACGTTGAGACTGTCTATCAGCGGCCCCGCACCGGGCATCGGGATCGCCACCCGCCAGTCGAGCTTGCGGCGGGTGAGAGGCCTGAGGCCGCTTCCTTCCGCCCCGAGCACGAGCGCGAGCGGCACGTCGCGCGGGACGGCATCGAGAGGCGAGGCCCCGGGCCCGGGGGCGAGGCCGACCCGCCAGTAGCCCATTCCGGCCAGCTCATCGAGCGCGCGCGCCAGATTGGGGACCCTCACCCAGGTGATGACATCGAGCGCGCCTGCGGCCGCCTTCGCCAGCGCACCCGTCTCGGCCGGCGCGTGGCGCGCGGTGGTCACGATTCCCTTCGCCCCGAGGAGCGCGGCCGAGCGCATGATCGCACCGACATTGCGGGGGTCCTCGACGCGGTCGAGCACGACGACGCGCGCCCGCCCGCCGGCGTCGGGAGCAAGGTCCGCAAGCGCGCCCGGCGGCAGAGGCAGGGCCTCCAGCACCAGCCCCTGGTGCGGCGCGTCGTCGCCGACGAGCGCGACAAGCCGCGCCGGATCGGCCGGCGTCACCGCAAGCCCCGCGGGAAGGGCGACGCCGGTGGCCGCAAGCCGCTCCATCGCGGCGGGCGTCGCAAGCAACCGGATCTTGCGGCGGCGGGGATTGGCGAGCGCGGCGAGCACGGCATGCCGGCCGTAGAGAAGAACCGCCGGTGTCCTCCCGCGCCGGCCGGGGCGGTCTGCTGCTGGTCGTGACGGCGCACGCATCGGCTGTCTCCCGGCCGGACGAAACGGGCGCCACACGACACCTGCCCCTGGCTTGACCCGCGGGCGTCAGCGCCCCACATCCGGGCTGCAAGGCCCCGCCGGAGGCCGGCGTCCGCCTGTTGACAGGGCGGGGCTTTTTCGCAATATGCGCCGCACCGAGGCTGCTCGACAAGAGCGGCGGCACGCGGTTTCGCAGCGGGCTTCGGAGACATCCCGGAGGGGTGGCCGAGCGGTCAAAGGCAGCAGACTGTAAATCTGCCGGGTTTATCCCTACGCAGGTTCGAATCCTGCCCCCTCCACCATCCTCCGCGGCGCGTGTGCGCCTGTACCCGTCTTGTCCGACGGCTTCGGGGCGACGAGACGTTCGGGCGCGATGGCCGCTTCATGCGGGCGTAGCTCAATGGTAGAGCCCCAGCCTTCCAAGCTGGTGGTGCGGGTTCGATTCCCGTCGCCCGCTCCAGGTTCCAGACAGGCCCGGCGGTCGCAGACAGGCCGGTCGGCGGCGTGACCGGCGGCAGGTGGAAGAGCGCAGCGGACAGGCAGAACGAGACGAGCGGGAAGGCACGAGACATGTCCAAGGCGAAGTTTGAGCGGACGAAGCCGCATGTGAACGTGGGGACGATTGGTCACGTGGACCATGGGAAGACGACGCTGACGGCGGCGATTACGAAGGTGTTGGCGGAGCAGGGCAAGGCGCAGTTCGTGGACTATGCGAACATTGACAAGGCGCCGGAGGAGCGCGAGCGGGGGATTACGATATCGACGTCGCATGTGGAGTATGAGACGGACAAGCGGCATTATGCGCATGTCGACTGCCCGGGTCATGCGGACTATGTGAAGAACATGATCACGGGTGCGGCGCAGATGGACGGAGCGATTCTGGTGGTGTCTGCGGCGGATGGTCCGATGCCGCAGACGCGCGAGCACATCTTGCTGGCGCGTCAGGTGGGTGTGCCGGCGATCGTGGTGTTTTTGAACAAGGTGGACCAGGTGGACGATCCGGAGCTTCTGGAGCTGGTGGAGCTGGAGGTCCGGGAGCTTTTGAGTCAGTACGGTTTTCCGGGCGACGAGATTCCGATCATTGCGGGTTCGGCGCTGGCGGCGCTGGAGGGGCGTGATCCGGAGATCGGGGCGCAGAAGGTGCTGGAGCTGATGAATGCGGTGGACGAGTACATTCCGACGCCGGAGCGTCCGAAGGACAAGCCGTTCCTGATGCCGATCGAGGACGTGTTCTCGATTTCGGGACGCGGGACGGTGGTGACGGGCCGCGTGGAGCAGGGCGTGGTCAAGGTCGGCGACGAGGTGGAGATCGTGGGCATCCGTCCGACCCGCAAGACGGTGGTGACGGGTGTGGAGATGTTCCGCAAGATCCTGGACCAGGGCGAGGCGGGCGACAACATCGGCGCGCTGCTGCGCGGTGTGGGCCGCGACGAGGTGGAGCGCGGTCAGGTTCTGGCGCAGCCCGGATCGATCACGCCGCACACGAAGTTCAAGGCGGAGACCTATGTGCTGACGAAGGAGGAGGGCGGCCGGCACACGCCGTTCTTCAACAACTACCGTCCGCAGTTCTACTTCCGGACGACGGACGTGACGGGCACGGTGAAGCTGCCGGAGGGCGTGGAGATGGTGATGCCGGGCGACAATGTGGAGCTCGAGGTCGAGCTCATCAGCCCGATCGCCATGGACGAGGGCCTCAGGTTCGCCATCCGCGAAGGCGGCCGCACCGTCGGCGCAGGCGTCGTCTCCAAAATCATCGAGTAGACCCCGCCGTCCCGGGCGATGCGGAAAGGGCCTTGACAGCGCGCGGCTTTCGGCGCAGTTAGGCGCCCGCAGACGGCGGCCGCGCTTGCGGACGCAGGGATGCGTGCACCCGACGGACGCGAAGGCAAGTGTCTCTGGCGACACGCAAAAGGCGGGAGTCGGCGAGGCCCTGTCATGCGTCCACGGCCTGATGCGGGTGCGAATCGGCATGCGGCGGGGTTCCCGTCGGGCGGACGCACGGGCGCCGGTCTCACCCTCGTCGCCTCCCTTGCGTGAGGCGATCGGGCGGCGAAGGAGTGTAGCTCAATTGGTAGAGCACCGGTCTCCAAAACCGGGGGTTGTGGGTTCGAGTCCCGCCGCTCCTGCCAGCCCGCTCCCGGGCTGTCCGGGGCCGGCATGACGACGGGACAGGGCGGGCGCGCATTCGTCCGGATGGGGCGTCCGGCGGCAGCGGTGGAAGCGGTCTGAACGGCACATGGCGAAGCAATCCCCGGCCGATTTCGTACGCGAGGTGCGCCAGGAGCTGCGCAAGGTGACGTGGCCGTCTCTGGCGGAGACGGGATATTCGACCCTCATGGTGCTGGTGATGGTGGCGCTGATGGCGGGCTTCTTCCTGGCGGTGGACGCCGTGCTCGGCTACGCCGTGAAAAGCGTGCTGGGGCTTGGAGGCTGACTGAGGTGGCGGAGACGATGACGGAGACCGCGAAGGCGGAAGGCGCGAATGGAGCCGCCGCTGCCGGCGAGGAGCCCCGGCGCAAGGTCGCGGGCGCGCGCTGGTACGTGATCCATACGCACTCGAATTTCGAAAAGCACGTCGCGAACGCGATCCGGGATCAGGCGAAGGCCCAGGGGCTGGACGCGCTGATCGAGGACATCGTCGTGCCCACCGAGGAGGTGATCGAGGTCAGGAAGGGCGAGAAGCGCAAGGTCGAGCGGCGGTTCTTTCCCGGCTACGTGCTGATCCGGATGCGGCTGACCGACGACCTGTTCCACCTCATCAAGGGCAATCCGAAGGTGACGGGCTTTCTGGGGCCGAGGGGCAGGCCGTCGCCGATCCGCGACGAGGAGGCGATGCGCATCCTCAACCAGGTGAAAGAGGGCGTCGAGCGGCCGAAGCCCAAGGTCAGCTTCGAGATCGGCGAGGAGGTGCGCGTCAA from Rhodothalassiaceae bacterium harbors:
- a CDS encoding 23S rRNA (guanosine(2251)-2'-O)-methyltransferase RlmB, giving the protein MRAPSRPAADRPGRRGRTPAVLLYGRHAVLAALANPRRRKIRLLATPAAMERLAATGVALPAGLAVTPADPARLVALVGDDAPHQGLVLEALPLPPGALADLAPDAGGRARVVVLDRVEDPRNVGAIMRSAALLGAKGIVTTARHAPAETGALAKAAAGALDVITWVRVPNLARALDELAGMGYWRVGLAPGPGASPLDAVPRDVPLALVLGAEGSGLRPLTRRKLDWRVAIPMPGAGPLIDSLNVSVAAGIALWALRAAADEAA
- the tuf1 gene encoding elongation factor Tu 1, coding for MSKAKFERTKPHVNVGTIGHVDHGKTTLTAAITKVLAEQGKAQFVDYANIDKAPEERERGITISTSHVEYETDKRHYAHVDCPGHADYVKNMITGAAQMDGAILVVSAADGPMPQTREHILLARQVGVPAIVVFLNKVDQVDDPELLELVELEVRELLSQYGFPGDEIPIIAGSALAALEGRDPEIGAQKVLELMNAVDEYIPTPERPKDKPFLMPIEDVFSISGRGTVVTGRVEQGVVKVGDEVEIVGIRPTRKTVVTGVEMFRKILDQGEAGDNIGALLRGVGRDEVERGQVLAQPGSITPHTKFKAETYVLTKEEGGRHTPFFNNYRPQFYFRTTDVTGTVKLPEGVEMVMPGDNVELEVELISPIAMDEGLRFAIREGGRTVGAGVVSKIIE
- the nusG gene encoding transcription termination/antitermination protein NusG produces the protein MTETAKAEGANGAAAAGEEPRRKVAGARWYVIHTHSNFEKHVANAIRDQAKAQGLDALIEDIVVPTEEVIEVRKGEKRKVERRFFPGYVLIRMRLTDDLFHLIKGNPKVTGFLGPRGRPSPIRDEEAMRILNQVKEGVERPKPKVSFEIGEEVRVKDGPFTSFNGIVEDVDEARGRLKVSVSIFGRATPVELEFHQVEKV
- the secE gene encoding protein translocase subunit SecE — its product is MAKQSPADFVREVRQELRKVTWPSLAETGYSTLMVLVMVALMAGFFLAVDAVLGYAVKSVLGLGG